The Methanobacterium alcaliphilum nucleotide sequence TTTTTAGGAACTTTTTTCAATATTAAAACCTGGAATATGAAAAATAGTATTAAAACTGGAGCTATGGCTTCTATAACTTCTAAAAAAGCTTCAGCGGCACTCATTATTATCATCAAATGCCTCCCCTAATCAAGCCCCATATTAATATGGCCAGTATAGGGCCAATTGAGCCAATAGCCATAATACCAAACCCTGACTCCATTCTATCTCTTCCACCCAGAACCGAAACAATACCAACACCCAATGCTATCAAAAAGGGTACGGTCATAGGTCCTGTTGTTACTGCACCTAAATCAAATGCTTTGGATATAAATTCATTTCTCACAAAAAAAGAGAGAATAATAGCAGTACCATATCCTGGAACGAGAATATATTGAATCGGAAAATCCAACATGCTCCTTAAAACCGCTAAAAATGTGAATACAGCTAATCCCACAGATGTAACGAATATTAACTCAAGTTGAGTAATGTTTAGCGTGGTTATCTGGGTGATTTGGAAAGCAACCAGTCTAACATCAGGTTCAGCAATAGTCAAAGTCAGCCCCAGTAAAAAAGCAAATAATAATATCATGAAGAATGCTTTTTTTTCAATAAAAGAAGAACCTAAACTTTCTCCTAATGGTAATAATCCTTTTTTTGCACCTTCTATAAAGAAGGTAAATCCTAAAATAGTGAATAATAATCCGCTGACTATGGTTATAAATTCACTCAAAGGCATTTTAATAAAAAATATTTGAAAAATAAGGATTAACACAATGGCTGGTGAGAGAGATTTTAAAGTATCTTTGAACTCTTTTTTTAAATCTTCAAGGTACATGATTCAACACATTGTTTGTTCTTAGTTAAAAGAATATTATTTTTATTAATTATAAATCTTTTTCAAAATAGATACTGTTTAGAAAAGTCTATTAGAAAATAAGTCGATTTAATAAGAATTTTAAATTATAAAAACTAATAAATAATCATATTTTTCAATTGTAATTCTTTACTTATTCAAATATAATTTAAAACCAGCGATTATTTAAAAGAAAATTGATTTCATTTAATAATGAAAAAAAATAATTCCCTTCTATGGAGGGGTACAAAAGATAGAAGGGAATTTATAAATTGATTTTAGACTCCAGCTCCGCCAGTTAAAGAGTTAGAGTCCATATCCATTAATAGGGGTTTTGGAAGTTCAATGCCTATGGTCTCATTTATTACATCTTCTACAGTTTCAACTGGTATGAACTTTATATCTTCTTTAACATCATCTGGAACATCATCAAGGTCTTTGAGATTTTCTTTAGGTAAAATCACTCTTTCTATTCCTGCACGATGGGCTGCTAACATTTTCTCTTTAATACCTCCAACCGGAAGTACTGCCCCCCTTAGAGATATTTCACCAGTCATAGCTAGTTTTGAATCAACTGCCTGGCCAGTCACCAGTGAAGCAATGGTGCTTAAGAGTGCAACACCTGCAGATGGGCCATCTTTAGGAATAGCACCAGATGGTACATGAATATGTAAGTCCTGTTTATCAAATTCAACATTCTTTAAATTGAATGCCAATCTGGATCGGATTAAACTTTGAGAAATCTTAGCAGATTCTTTCATCACATCACCAAGTTGTCCCGTGAGCAATAATTTACCCGTCCCTGGCATGAATGCTCCTTCAATGAAGAGTATATCTCCACCTACAGGAGTCCAGGCCAGCCCAGTGACTACACCCGGCGGGTTTTCTTTCTCTGCAAGGTGAACCTGAGTAAGTTCATGACCTAAAATATCATATAACATGCCTTCTTTGACCACATAAGGTAAATCTACTTTGTCCAAAACAACTTTCTCAGATGTTACTCTGGCAACAGTAGCTAACTGGCGTTTAAGTCCTCTTACACCTGCTTCTCGAGTGTATTTTTCGATGATTGTCTTAAGAGCATCGTCTTCGATTTGAAGCTGTGTTTCATTTAATCCATTGTCTTCCAGTACTAAGTCAATTAGGTGATTTTTACCGATATGGAACTTTTCATGGCTAGTGTAACTTCCAATTTCAATTATTTCCATACGGTCCCTTAAAGGTCCTGGAATATCACGAA carries:
- a CDS encoding DUF1538 domain-containing protein, producing the protein MYLEDLKKEFKDTLKSLSPAIVLILIFQIFFIKMPLSEFITIVSGLLFTILGFTFFIEGAKKGLLPLGESLGSSFIEKKAFFMILLFAFLLGLTLTIAEPDVRLVAFQITQITTLNITQLELIFVTSVGLAVFTFLAVLRSMLDFPIQYILVPGYGTAIILSFFVRNEFISKAFDLGAVTTGPMTVPFLIALGVGIVSVLGGRDRMESGFGIMAIGSIGPILAILIWGLIRGGI
- the lon gene encoding endopeptidase La, with the translated sequence RKILNDEHYGLDKVKDRIIQHLTVMKLKQNKQGSILLLVGPPGTGKTSLGRSIAEALERKYVRISLGGVKDESEIRGHRRTYLGALPGRIIQGMKRAGEKNPVFILDEVDKLMASYSGDPASALLEVLDPEQNNTFSDHYLEVPYDLSDVFFIATANSLRDIPGPLRDRMEIIEIGSYTSHEKFHIGKNHLIDLVLEDNGLNETQLQIEDDALKTIIEKYTREAGVRGLKRQLATVARVTSEKVVLDKVDLPYVVKEGMLYDILGHELTQVHLAEKENPPGVVTGLAWTPVGGDILFIEGAFMPGTGKLLLTGQLGDVMKESAKISQSLIRSRLAFNLKNVEFDKQDLHIHVPSGAIPKDGPSAGVALLSTIASLVTGQAVDSKLAMTGEISLRGAVLPVGGIKEKMLAAHRAGIERVILPKENLKDLDDVPDDVKEDIKFIPVETVEDVINETIGIELPKPLLMDMDSNSLTGGAGV